One window of the Synechococcus sp. CC9311 genome contains the following:
- a CDS encoding YqhA family protein, translating to MNEQMAELKIKKSRRARFESRFEHFLWRFRLVTILPVVMSLLGSVSCFILGTQEEVHALSHLFQGSFNPDKSIILLGKVVGGIDYYVIGIALLIFGYGIYELIISDIDPRLQDLSKERRNILSINSLEALKQKLTNVIIVALIVTAFKLMISYEVESISDILQYCGCVLMLAFSAWLVGKNHKST from the coding sequence ATGAATGAGCAAATGGCGGAACTAAAAATCAAAAAAAGTAGAAGAGCCCGATTCGAATCTCGTTTTGAACATTTTCTTTGGCGATTCCGCTTGGTAACCATCCTGCCTGTTGTGATGAGTCTCCTTGGCAGCGTTAGTTGTTTCATCCTTGGAACTCAGGAGGAGGTCCATGCACTTAGCCATTTATTCCAAGGATCCTTCAACCCAGACAAAAGTATTATTTTACTCGGAAAAGTAGTTGGCGGAATCGATTACTATGTGATCGGCATCGCCTTGCTTATTTTCGGATATGGAATCTACGAACTGATCATTTCTGACATCGACCCAAGACTCCAAGACCTATCAAAAGAAAGGCGAAATATTCTGAGCATCAATTCACTTGAAGCCCTCAAACAGAAGCTAACAAACGTCATCATTGTTGCTTTAATCGTAACAGCATTCAAGCTAATGATTAGCTATGAAGTGGAATCAATATCAGACATACTTCAATACTGTGGATGCGTACTCATGCTTGCATTTAGTGCTTGGCTCGTGGGCAAAAACCACAAAAGCACATAA